In Pseudomonadota bacterium, a single window of DNA contains:
- a CDS encoding AAA family ATPase, protein MTIEINEQFAQALKLMEGGRRNLFVTGKAGTGKSTLLSYFREHTKRQVVVVAPTGVAAVNVGAQTLHSFFGFKPDVTVEKARRAAKKALDEDRARVYREMDTLIIDEVSMVRADLFDCADAFLRVARGSKSKPFGGVSVVLIGDLYQLPPVVAQREREIFTHHYRSPFFFDSNAYPEMGVEILELEKIYRQHDDEFIAILNAVRNNTIDEAGIAELNGRVINGKDADGSIYLTALNREADEINEEKLAKLKGRARGFEASVSGSFDEKSYPADRVIRLKRSAQVMLLNNDSLGRWINGTIGTVVGMDGESVSVKLADGSVVDVVPHTWRMFRFDMDHKSKRIISEPVGKFTQLPVMLAWAVTIHKSQGKTFDSAVIDAGRAFAAGQVYVALSRLRTIEGMRLARPLKKSHVRVDWRVVKFLTAHRYTISERQMPLDEKVAMIEGAIRERRKLEIVYLKSSDVKSRRVIRPLEVGEMFYGDWTFLGVRGVCDLRGEERNFRVDRILDMKAV, encoded by the coding sequence ATGACCATCGAGATCAACGAGCAATTTGCACAGGCGCTGAAACTCATGGAGGGGGGTCGCCGGAACCTCTTCGTGACCGGCAAGGCGGGCACCGGCAAGTCAACGCTGCTTTCATATTTTCGGGAACACACGAAGCGACAGGTTGTGGTGGTTGCCCCCACGGGCGTGGCCGCGGTGAACGTGGGCGCCCAGACGCTTCACTCCTTCTTCGGCTTCAAGCCGGACGTCACGGTGGAGAAGGCCCGGCGCGCCGCGAAGAAGGCCCTCGATGAGGACAGGGCGCGGGTCTATCGTGAAATGGACACCCTCATAATCGACGAGGTCTCCATGGTGCGCGCCGACCTCTTCGACTGCGCCGACGCATTCCTGCGCGTCGCCCGCGGCAGCAAATCGAAACCCTTCGGCGGCGTCTCCGTCGTCCTGATCGGAGATCTCTATCAGCTGCCGCCGGTGGTCGCGCAGCGCGAGCGCGAGATCTTCACTCATCATTACAGGAGCCCCTTCTTCTTCGATTCGAATGCATACCCTGAGATGGGCGTCGAGATTCTGGAGCTCGAGAAGATATATCGCCAGCACGACGACGAGTTCATCGCGATACTGAATGCTGTGAGAAACAACACGATAGACGAAGCGGGGATCGCTGAGCTCAACGGCCGCGTCATCAACGGAAAGGATGCGGACGGCTCGATATACCTCACCGCGCTCAACCGCGAGGCGGACGAGATCAACGAGGAAAAGCTCGCAAAGCTCAAGGGCAGGGCGCGCGGATTCGAGGCGAGCGTCTCGGGCAGCTTCGACGAGAAGTCGTATCCCGCCGATCGCGTGATCAGGCTCAAGAGAAGCGCGCAGGTGATGCTCCTCAACAACGATTCCCTCGGCCGCTGGATCAACGGCACTATAGGCACGGTCGTCGGCATGGACGGCGAATCGGTCAGCGTAAAGCTCGCCGACGGCAGCGTGGTGGATGTGGTGCCCCATACCTGGCGGATGTTCCGCTTCGACATGGACCATAAGTCAAAGAGGATCATCTCCGAGCCTGTCGGCAAGTTCACGCAGTTGCCCGTCATGCTTGCGTGGGCGGTGACCATTCACAAGTCGCAGGGCAAGACCTTCGACTCCGCGGTGATCGACGCCGGCCGTGCTTTTGCCGCGGGCCAGGTCTACGTTGCCCTCAGTCGCCTGCGCACGATCGAGGGCATGCGGCTCGCCAGGCCGCTCAAGAAATCGCACGTGCGCGTGGACTGGCGCGTAGTGAAATTTCTCACCGCGCATCGTTATACCATCTCGGAGAGGCAGATGCCGCTCGATGAAAAGGTCGCGATGATAGAGGGGGCTATCCGGGAACGGCGAAAGCTGGAGATCGTCTACCTCAAATCGAGCGACGTGAAATCGCGACGCGTGATCCGGCCGCTTGAGGTCGGCGAGATGTTCTATGGCGACTGGACATTCCTCGGCGTGCGCGGCGTCTGCGATCTCAGGGGCGAGGAGCGCAACTTCCGCGTCGACAGGATACTCGATATGAAGGCGGTCTAA
- the cas8c gene encoding type I-C CRISPR-associated protein Cas8c/Csd1, producing the protein MILQALIGYYDRRARSASSDIPPFGFSREKIRYALVLSPDGHLVQVKDLRANIEGRIAPKEMVVPQATKRAVNIEPNFCWDNTGYVLGKDNKDKDDRAKEAFQSFRELHQLIGRSLNDAGYHALLEFLGSWEPDKTTEVIDCLGSEGARWEDVAGQNVVFQIDGEMMYIHEKEEVRNAWVQYWWEKKSGIAAECLVTHEYGDVERLHPAIKGVYGGHTAGSDLISFNLAAFESYGKEQSFNAPLSRRAAFSYTTALNDLLRFGSRNRVVIADTSVVFWTERDSPVEGFLGMIFDPADDSADDAQLRLFLESIRDGKMPEQYQSDGDVRFYVLGLSPNAKRLAVRFWHVTTVEKLFKCVGQHFYDFRIISQYENSPECPGLWRLLVQTAVQEDSKNIVPHLATGVMHSILTGGPYPVNLLSAVLGRIRANGDINYFRAGLIKAYLVRRARLFNQPTLEVGMALDRQSVNVAYRLGRLFAVLERAQQDAVPGANATIKDRYYSAASVTPRTVFPQLLRLTQHHIGKSDYGAVREREIAEIMDAVQEFPAHLPLEEQGLFAVGYYHQRQSFYTKTQETKEVAS; encoded by the coding sequence ATGATTCTTCAGGCGTTGATAGGATATTATGATCGACGAGCAAGGAGTGCGTCTTCGGATATTCCTCCGTTCGGATTCAGCCGAGAGAAGATTCGCTATGCCCTTGTCTTGTCACCGGATGGACACTTGGTACAGGTAAAAGATCTTAGGGCGAACATTGAAGGGCGGATTGCGCCAAAGGAAATGGTTGTTCCTCAGGCAACAAAAAGAGCTGTAAATATCGAACCCAATTTTTGTTGGGACAACACCGGCTATGTGCTCGGTAAGGACAATAAGGATAAGGACGATCGTGCAAAAGAGGCATTTCAATCATTCAGGGAATTGCATCAGCTCATCGGTCGAAGCCTGAATGATGCCGGTTATCATGCTTTGCTCGAGTTCTTAGGCTCTTGGGAGCCAGATAAGACAACTGAAGTGATCGACTGCCTTGGATCTGAAGGGGCACGATGGGAGGATGTGGCAGGCCAGAATGTAGTATTTCAGATTGACGGCGAAATGATGTACATCCATGAAAAAGAAGAAGTCAGAAATGCATGGGTACAATACTGGTGGGAAAAGAAGTCTGGAATTGCCGCCGAATGTCTCGTAACGCACGAATACGGAGATGTGGAAAGGCTTCACCCTGCTATTAAAGGCGTATATGGTGGCCATACGGCAGGTTCGGATTTAATCTCCTTCAATCTCGCTGCTTTCGAATCCTATGGGAAAGAGCAGAGCTTCAATGCGCCCCTGTCACGGCGAGCTGCCTTCTCATATACTACAGCGCTGAACGATCTTCTGCGCTTCGGAAGCAGAAATAGGGTTGTAATCGCAGACACAAGTGTCGTTTTCTGGACAGAAAGGGATTCCCCAGTAGAGGGATTTCTCGGGATGATATTCGACCCGGCGGATGATAGCGCAGATGATGCGCAGTTGCGACTATTTTTGGAATCGATACGGGACGGAAAGATGCCCGAGCAGTACCAGTCTGACGGTGATGTGCGATTTTATGTTCTTGGGCTTTCCCCCAATGCGAAGCGTCTTGCAGTTCGGTTTTGGCACGTTACGACAGTTGAAAAGCTGTTCAAGTGTGTGGGGCAGCACTTTTATGATTTTCGTATTATCAGCCAGTACGAGAACAGTCCGGAATGTCCGGGGCTATGGAGGCTTCTCGTTCAAACCGCTGTCCAGGAGGACTCGAAGAATATTGTGCCACACCTCGCAACCGGAGTGATGCACTCAATTCTGACTGGAGGGCCATATCCTGTAAACCTGCTTTCCGCCGTCCTCGGGCGAATTCGTGCCAACGGCGATATCAACTATTTCCGCGCTGGTCTCATTAAGGCGTATCTTGTGAGACGCGCTCGTCTTTTCAACCAACCAACCTTGGAGGTGGGCATGGCACTCGACAGACAGTCGGTAAATGTCGCCTATCGCCTGGGTCGGCTTTTTGCGGTCCTGGAAAGGGCCCAGCAGGATGCCGTACCCGGCGCGAATGCGACCATCAAAGACCGCTATTACAGCGCGGCCTCTGTGACCCCGCGTACGGTCTTCCCGCAGCTATTGCGCTTGACGCAGCATCACATTGGCAAATCTGATTACGGGGCTGTCCGAGAGCGCGAGATTGCCGAGATCATGGATGCCGTTCAGGAGTTTCCCGCCCATCTCCCCCTTGAGGAGCAGGGGCTATTTGCAGTCGGTTATTATCATCAGAGACAGTCCTTCTACACAAAAACCCAGGAAACAAAGGAGGTGGCGTCATGA
- the cas3 gene encoding CRISPR-associated helicase Cas3', translating to MIYAHSKEGRPPSEWQLLEVHLRNVAQLAREFGDVFDAGEIAYWAGLWHDIGKCSPAFQAKLLKEHDADAHIETKAGRVDHSTPGAQFAAKEFKDIGKIIAYAIAGHHAGIPDGKANDEKCLERRLSRAVADVTAYAHANNLIGSMPSMVFDFEKERVGFQCSFLIRMIYSCLVDADFLDTERFLAPERAEFRKGYPDLDILSPKLFGYLEELANTAPRTAVNERRQEVLASCLSAAELAPGFFSLTVPTGGGKTLSSLAFAMKHAQKHRLRRIIYTIPFTSIIEQNADVFRSVLGEDTLIEHHSNFEPGEEDHRSRLAAENWDAHLIVTTNVQLFESLFSNRSSRCRRLHRLARSVIILDEAQSLPSTLLRPCLEALRELVRAYGATIVLCTATQPALSRQDGFSGGIEGVREIIKDPVELSRRLKRVDAHIEPGWDDKRLSEEIEKYQQILCVVNTRTHARRLYECLQDKSVAFHLSALMCPVHRSLRISEIKKALKGGRRCRVVSTQLIEAGVDIDFPVVLRALAGLDSLAQAAGRCNREGRLEGRGRFVVFRPRDVRTPQGLRQAAETAEMVIRHHEDPLIMEAVLQYFKHYFWQKGNALDAKGILQKLSEQAREGNFPFREVAGLFRMIEDVTTPVIIPYNQIAEDLIQMLKYIEYPGSVLRRLQRYAVSLYDPMLRALLVAGSVEQIVDGVFVLRNRSLYRDDVGLCPEDPTYHAVEDLIF from the coding sequence ATGATTTATGCGCACAGTAAAGAAGGTCGTCCACCAAGCGAGTGGCAGTTGCTTGAAGTGCATCTTCGCAATGTTGCTCAGCTAGCCCGTGAGTTTGGAGATGTCTTTGATGCAGGGGAAATAGCTTACTGGGCAGGCCTTTGGCACGATATTGGGAAGTGCTCTCCGGCATTTCAGGCGAAGCTTCTGAAAGAGCACGATGCCGACGCTCACATCGAAACAAAGGCAGGCCGTGTTGACCATTCTACACCGGGCGCGCAATTTGCGGCCAAGGAATTTAAAGATATCGGGAAAATCATTGCTTACGCCATTGCTGGCCATCATGCCGGTATTCCCGATGGAAAGGCGAACGATGAAAAATGTCTTGAAAGGCGTCTTTCGCGTGCAGTTGCAGATGTGACTGCATATGCTCATGCCAATAATTTGATCGGCTCAATGCCAAGCATGGTTTTTGATTTTGAAAAGGAACGCGTTGGTTTTCAATGTTCCTTTTTGATTAGAATGATCTATTCTTGTCTCGTTGACGCCGATTTTCTTGATACCGAACGTTTTCTTGCCCCGGAGCGAGCTGAATTTAGAAAGGGATATCCTGACCTGGATATCCTTTCGCCAAAGCTTTTCGGATACCTTGAAGAGTTGGCCAATACGGCTCCAAGGACGGCGGTCAATGAACGACGGCAAGAGGTGCTTGCATCCTGTTTAAGCGCTGCTGAATTAGCACCCGGTTTTTTTTCGCTGACCGTGCCCACCGGGGGAGGTAAGACGCTTTCGTCGCTTGCTTTTGCCATGAAACATGCGCAAAAGCACAGACTCCGTCGAATCATCTACACGATACCCTTCACAAGCATCATCGAACAGAACGCCGATGTTTTTCGCTCGGTGCTGGGTGAGGATACCCTCATTGAGCATCACAGCAACTTTGAGCCAGGGGAAGAAGATCATCGGTCAAGGCTTGCGGCAGAAAACTGGGATGCGCATTTGATTGTCACGACGAACGTTCAGCTGTTCGAGTCGCTATTTTCAAACCGATCGTCGCGTTGTCGCAGACTTCATCGTCTTGCCAGAAGCGTCATTATCCTTGATGAGGCCCAAAGTCTTCCCTCAACGCTGCTGAGGCCCTGCCTTGAGGCTCTGCGCGAGCTGGTGCGTGCCTATGGGGCTACGATAGTTCTCTGCACTGCGACGCAGCCGGCGCTTTCTCGGCAGGATGGATTCTCAGGAGGGATTGAGGGAGTTCGAGAGATTATCAAGGATCCGGTGGAACTATCGCGACGCCTTAAAAGAGTTGATGCTCATATTGAGCCGGGCTGGGACGACAAGAGGTTGTCAGAGGAGATTGAAAAATATCAGCAGATCCTTTGTGTCGTGAACACTCGTACCCATGCAAGGCGGCTGTACGAATGCCTTCAGGATAAAAGTGTGGCATTTCACTTAAGTGCACTTATGTGTCCAGTACATCGGTCCTTGAGGATTTCAGAAATTAAGAAGGCGCTCAAGGGAGGTCGGCGATGCCGTGTCGTCAGCACGCAGCTTATTGAGGCTGGCGTGGACATAGATTTTCCGGTTGTCTTAAGGGCATTGGCTGGGCTCGATTCTCTTGCTCAGGCAGCGGGCCGTTGCAATCGCGAGGGTAGGCTTGAAGGACGCGGGCGTTTTGTTGTGTTCAGGCCAAGGGATGTGAGAACTCCGCAGGGATTGAGGCAAGCTGCTGAAACGGCAGAAATGGTTATTAGACATCATGAAGACCCCTTAATTATGGAAGCCGTTCTCCAGTACTTCAAGCACTACTTTTGGCAGAAGGGGAACGCGCTCGACGCAAAAGGTATTTTGCAAAAACTTTCGGAGCAGGCCAGAGAAGGCAATTTTCCCTTCCGCGAGGTAGCAGGGCTTTTTCGTATGATTGAGGATGTTACAACACCCGTTATCATTCCCTACAATCAAATAGCCGAAGATCTCATTCAAATGTTGAAATACATCGAATATCCGGGCAGTGTCCTTCGTCGTCTTCAGCGCTACGCCGTTTCTCTCTATGATCCGATGTTAAGGGCCCTTCTCGTTGCTGGGAGCGTTGAACAGATTGTTGACGGGGTCTTTGTTCTCAGAAATCGAAGCCTTTACCGTGATGATGTCGGGCTTTGTCCGGAAGATCCGACATATCACGCTGTTGAAGACCTGATTTTTTGA
- the cas5c gene encoding type I-C CRISPR-associated protein Cas5 yields MAYGMKLKVWGPYACFTRPEMKVERVSYDVITPSAARGIIEAIYWKPSIRWVIDKILVLNPIVFTSVRRNELEGKIPLRNVTTAMKDGTSAVEVFIEDQRQQRAAIILKDVAYVIEAHFDIVGKEDVDPEKHRAMFERRVRQGQCFHRPYFGCREFPVQFEWADDELLPSEHRGEKDLGWMLHDIDFAAGMQARFFRAVMKDGIVDVPPFDGQGVKT; encoded by the coding sequence ATGGCTTATGGGATGAAACTCAAGGTGTGGGGTCCCTATGCGTGCTTCACTCGCCCGGAGATGAAGGTAGAACGCGTGAGCTATGACGTGATTACGCCGTCGGCTGCAAGGGGGATTATCGAGGCAATTTACTGGAAGCCCTCGATCCGCTGGGTCATCGACAAAATCCTTGTCCTCAACCCAATTGTCTTTACAAGCGTTCGGCGTAACGAGCTGGAGGGTAAAATTCCGCTCAGGAATGTCACAACCGCCATGAAAGATGGGACGTCAGCGGTAGAGGTGTTTATTGAGGACCAGAGGCAGCAGCGCGCTGCGATAATTCTCAAGGACGTGGCCTACGTCATCGAAGCGCATTTTGACATTGTCGGAAAGGAAGATGTCGATCCCGAGAAGCACCGAGCTATGTTCGAACGCAGGGTGAGGCAGGGTCAGTGTTTTCATCGACCATATTTCGGATGCAGGGAGTTCCCGGTTCAGTTTGAATGGGCGGACGACGAACTGTTGCCATCGGAGCACAGGGGGGAGAAAGATCTCGGCTGGATGTTGCACGATATCGATTTTGCGGCGGGGATGCAGGCCAGGTTCTTCCGGGCCGTTATGAAAGATGGCATCGTTGATGTGCCGCCCTTTGATGGGCAGGGGGTGAAGACATGA